A genomic segment from Daphnia pulex isolate KAP4 chromosome 5, ASM2113471v1 encodes:
- the LOC124194221 gene encoding peroxisomal N(1)-acetyl-spermine/spermidine oxidase-like isoform X1, with amino-acid sequence MKHVIIVGAGASGLAAASRLVENGLSTTNITILEAQNHIGGRVHTVTNDGNPLEIGAQWVHGQKGNVVFEIAESAHELNTDIQTLESSGFAENVVFGFEDYKLNKEQVQQFMQTVHSLEEISKSELSGWNKSLGEYFEEKFNELILSKCSHSEFDRSTALAFLDWYHIMENVIDGADNWKETCGSGHLHYKECSGDPLVTWKRGYSTLFKILMKNLSKSHSDQQLPLSDRIFLNKAVTSIDWDSEATSEKKIQVTCEDGSLYPADFVLVTASLGFLKSNMYSLFIPSLPPYKKRAIQGLGFGTVDKIIIKFEKPWWTTDWGGISLLRRRSQEAGSHWSDHLLGFYTVRLHPNMLIAWITGKAARQVESLPENEILKVCSDLLRKYIGADFPFTEPVGLILSKWFSNPFTVGSYSYRSMESKEMNVWAADLALPVYDSNGFPRLFFAGEATHDQFYSTVHGAVETGWREADRIAKYCIGFHNAKLMQSKTA; translated from the exons ATGAAGCATGTAATAATTGTTGGTGCAGGAGCATCTGGGTTGGCTGCAGCCTCAAGGCTTGTTGAGAATGGTTTGAGTACCACAAATATCACAATCTTAGAAGCTCAAAATCACATTGGAGGAAGAGTGCATACAGTTACAAATGACG gAAATCCATTGGAAATCGG GGCACAATGGGTACATggtcaaaaaggaaatgttgtGTTTGAAATTGCTGAATCAGCTCATGAGCTTAATACCGACATCCAAACTTTAGAATCTAGTGGATTTGCCGAAAATGTGGTGTTTGGATTTGAAGACTACAAATTGAATAAAGAACAAGTTCAACAATTTATGCAAACAGTACATTCACTTGAAGAGATTTCTAAAAGTGAGTTGTCTGGATGGAACAAGTCTTTAGGAGAATATTTCGAAGAAAA GTTCAACGAACTTATTCTTTCTAAATGTTCTCACTCTGAGTTTGATCGATCTACTGCATTAGCCTTTCTCGATTGGTACCATATAATGGAAAATGTGATTGATGGAGCAGATAACTGGAAAGAAACATGCGGTTCCGGCCATTTACATTACAAAGAATGTTCTGGAGATCCCTTAGTTACATGGAAGCGAGGATACAGtactcttttcaaaattttaatg AAAAATCTATCGAAATCGCACAGTGACCAGCAGCTACCTCTTTCTGATCGTATATTTCTCAACAAGGCTGTGACAAGTATCGATTGGGATAGTGAGGCtacatcagaaaaaaaaattcaagttaccTGTGAAGATGGATCTCTCTACCCAGCCGATTTTGTTCTAGTAACTGCTTCCCTTGGATTTCTAAAATCTAATATGTATAGCCTATTTATTCCCTCTTTGCCACCTTATAAAAAGAGAGCCATTCAG gGTCTGGGCTTTGGGACTGTTGACAAAATAATCATCAAGTTTGAGAAACCCTGGTGGACAACAGACTGGGGAGGGATCTCTCTTTTACGCCGGCGTTCACAAGAAGCTGGTAGTCATTGGTCAGATCATTTATTGGGTTTTTACACGGTGCGTCTTCATCCGAATATGCTCATAGCCTGGATTACAGGAAAAGCTGCTCGCCAAGTAGAGTCATTACCAGAGAATGAAATTCTTAAGGTCTGCTCGGACCTTTTAAGGAAATACATAGGGGCGGATTTCCCTTTCACAGAACCCGTCGGATTGATTCTCTCCAAATGGTTTAGCAATCCTTTTACGGTTGGCTCGTACAGTTACCGGTCGATGGAATCCAAAGAGATGAACGTTTGGGCAGCAGACCTTGCTCTACCGGTATACGATTCCAATGGTTTTCCTCGCTTGTTCTTCGCTGGTGAAGCTACACACGATCAATTCTATAGTACGGTGCATGGAGCTGTAGAAACCGGATGGAGAGAAGCCGATCGTATTGCCAAATACTGTATCGGTTTCCACAACGCAAAACT GATGCAATCGAAAACGGCTTGA
- the LOC124194221 gene encoding peroxisomal N(1)-acetyl-spermine/spermidine oxidase-like isoform X2 codes for MKHVIIVGAGASGLAAASRLVENGLSTTNITILEAQNHIGGRVHTVTNDGNPLEIGAQWVHGQKGNVVFEIAESAHELNTDIQTLESSGFAENVVFGFEDYKLNKEQVQQFMQTVHSLEEISKSELSGWNKSLGEYFEEKFNELILSKCSHSEFDRSTALAFLDWYHIMENVIDGADNWKETCGSGHLHYKECSGDPLVTWKRGYSTLFKILMKNLSKSHSDQQLPLSDRIFLNKAVTSIDWDSEATSEKKIQVTCEDGSLYPADFVLVTASLGFLKSNMYSLFIPSLPPYKKRAIQGLGFGTVDKIIIKFEKPWWTTDWGGISLLRRRSQEAGSHWSDHLLGFYTVRLHPNMLIAWITGKAARQVESLPENEILKVCSDLLRKYIGADFPFTEPVGLILSKWFSNPFTVGSYSYRSMESKEMNVWAADLALPVYDSNGFPRLFFAGEATHDQFYSTVHGAVETGWREADRIAKYCIGFHNAKL; via the exons ATGAAGCATGTAATAATTGTTGGTGCAGGAGCATCTGGGTTGGCTGCAGCCTCAAGGCTTGTTGAGAATGGTTTGAGTACCACAAATATCACAATCTTAGAAGCTCAAAATCACATTGGAGGAAGAGTGCATACAGTTACAAATGACG gAAATCCATTGGAAATCGG GGCACAATGGGTACATggtcaaaaaggaaatgttgtGTTTGAAATTGCTGAATCAGCTCATGAGCTTAATACCGACATCCAAACTTTAGAATCTAGTGGATTTGCCGAAAATGTGGTGTTTGGATTTGAAGACTACAAATTGAATAAAGAACAAGTTCAACAATTTATGCAAACAGTACATTCACTTGAAGAGATTTCTAAAAGTGAGTTGTCTGGATGGAACAAGTCTTTAGGAGAATATTTCGAAGAAAA GTTCAACGAACTTATTCTTTCTAAATGTTCTCACTCTGAGTTTGATCGATCTACTGCATTAGCCTTTCTCGATTGGTACCATATAATGGAAAATGTGATTGATGGAGCAGATAACTGGAAAGAAACATGCGGTTCCGGCCATTTACATTACAAAGAATGTTCTGGAGATCCCTTAGTTACATGGAAGCGAGGATACAGtactcttttcaaaattttaatg AAAAATCTATCGAAATCGCACAGTGACCAGCAGCTACCTCTTTCTGATCGTATATTTCTCAACAAGGCTGTGACAAGTATCGATTGGGATAGTGAGGCtacatcagaaaaaaaaattcaagttaccTGTGAAGATGGATCTCTCTACCCAGCCGATTTTGTTCTAGTAACTGCTTCCCTTGGATTTCTAAAATCTAATATGTATAGCCTATTTATTCCCTCTTTGCCACCTTATAAAAAGAGAGCCATTCAG gGTCTGGGCTTTGGGACTGTTGACAAAATAATCATCAAGTTTGAGAAACCCTGGTGGACAACAGACTGGGGAGGGATCTCTCTTTTACGCCGGCGTTCACAAGAAGCTGGTAGTCATTGGTCAGATCATTTATTGGGTTTTTACACGGTGCGTCTTCATCCGAATATGCTCATAGCCTGGATTACAGGAAAAGCTGCTCGCCAAGTAGAGTCATTACCAGAGAATGAAATTCTTAAGGTCTGCTCGGACCTTTTAAGGAAATACATAGGGGCGGATTTCCCTTTCACAGAACCCGTCGGATTGATTCTCTCCAAATGGTTTAGCAATCCTTTTACGGTTGGCTCGTACAGTTACCGGTCGATGGAATCCAAAGAGATGAACGTTTGGGCAGCAGACCTTGCTCTACCGGTATACGATTCCAATGGTTTTCCTCGCTTGTTCTTCGCTGGTGAAGCTACACACGATCAATTCTATAGTACGGTGCATGGAGCTGTAGAAACCGGATGGAGAGAAGCCGATCGTATTGCCAAATACTGTATCGGTTTCCACAACGCAAAACTGTAA